A section of the Veillonella criceti genome encodes:
- a CDS encoding peptide chain release factor 3 — MTFLEEVKRRRTFAIISHPDAGKTTLTEKLLLYGGAIHLAGSVKSRKTQKYAVSDWMEIEKQRGISVTSSVLQFDYDGCRVNILDTPGHQDFSEDTYRTLMAADSAVMLIDVAKGVEAQTKKLFAVCKERGIPIFTFVNKIDHFGRNPFDLMEEIENSLGIRAVPMNWPVGINGEYQGIYDRETHTVDLFAKDETHGQQKLASTKESVDDPAFRELLGDEVHQSLIDDIELLDVAGDEFDFDRVRAGELTPMFFGSAMTNFGVKPFLEKFLDLAPSPAPRQALEKTVDASSEDFSAFVFKIQANMNPNHHDRIVFMRICSGKFEKGMSVLHRQSGKTIRLAQPQQFLATERTIIDEAYPGDIIGVFDAGTMGVGDTLCAANHKVTFGDFPVFPPEFFARVSPKDTMKRKQFQKGMTQLAQEGAVQIFEQPHSLDSFIVGAVGMLQFEVLQYRLRNEYGVEPITDSLPYSVARWVKGNVDIKQLKGLDNAMAVKDNRGRTVILISNEWQMGWVIERNPDVTFLETPPLNEHVNE; from the coding sequence ATGACATTCTTAGAAGAAGTGAAACGTCGGCGCACCTTCGCGATCATCTCGCATCCTGACGCCGGTAAAACTACATTAACTGAAAAATTACTCCTTTACGGGGGTGCCATCCACTTAGCTGGTTCTGTAAAATCCCGTAAAACACAAAAATATGCAGTATCTGACTGGATGGAAATTGAAAAACAACGTGGTATCTCCGTTACCAGTTCCGTACTACAATTTGACTATGATGGCTGTCGTGTCAATATTTTGGATACCCCTGGTCACCAAGACTTTTCAGAAGATACTTATCGTACTCTTATGGCGGCTGACAGCGCGGTTATGCTCATCGACGTAGCCAAAGGCGTAGAAGCCCAAACTAAAAAACTGTTTGCTGTTTGTAAAGAACGTGGCATTCCTATTTTCACCTTTGTTAACAAAATTGACCATTTTGGCCGTAACCCATTTGACTTAATGGAAGAAATCGAAAATTCCCTTGGCATTCGTGCTGTTCCTATGAATTGGCCTGTTGGTATTAATGGTGAATACCAAGGCATTTATGACCGTGAAACCCACACAGTAGATTTATTTGCTAAAGATGAAACGCATGGTCAACAAAAATTAGCCTCTACTAAAGAATCCGTAGATGATCCAGCATTCCGTGAACTGTTAGGCGATGAAGTCCATCAATCATTGATTGATGATATCGAACTCCTTGATGTAGCTGGTGATGAATTCGACTTTGACCGTGTCCGTGCTGGTGAATTAACACCGATGTTCTTTGGCTCAGCGATGACTAACTTTGGTGTTAAACCATTTTTAGAAAAATTCCTTGATTTAGCGCCATCTCCTGCGCCTCGTCAAGCCTTAGAAAAAACGGTAGACGCTTCTTCTGAAGACTTCTCCGCCTTTGTTTTCAAAATTCAGGCTAACATGAATCCAAACCATCATGACCGCATTGTATTTATGCGTATCTGCTCTGGTAAATTTGAAAAAGGTATGTCCGTTTTACATCGTCAATCAGGTAAAACTATTCGTTTAGCACAGCCTCAACAATTTTTGGCCACTGAACGTACCATTATTGATGAAGCCTATCCTGGTGATATTATCGGTGTCTTTGATGCCGGCACTATGGGCGTGGGCGATACTTTATGTGCGGCTAACCACAAAGTAACGTTTGGTGACTTCCCTGTATTCCCACCTGAGTTTTTTGCCCGCGTTAGTCCTAAAGATACGATGAAACGTAAACAATTCCAAAAAGGGATGACGCAGCTGGCGCAAGAAGGGGCTGTTCAGATTTTCGAACAACCACATTCGCTTGACTCTTTCATTGTCGGCGCTGTTGGTATGCTTCAGTTTGAAGTATTACAATATCGCTTACGCAACGAATACGGCGTAGAACCAATTACTGATTCCTTACCTTACAGTGTAGCACGCTGGGTAAAAGGCAATGTAGATATTAAACAACTCAAAGGCCTAGACAATGCGATGGCCGTTAAAGATAATCGCGGCCGTACAGTCATCTTAATCAGTAATGAATGGCAAATGGGTTGGGTTATTGAACGAAATCCTGATGTAACGTTCCTTGAAACACCACCACTGAATGAACATGTAAATGAGTAA
- a CDS encoding DNA topoisomerase 3, with protein sequence MRLFIAEKPSMGREISKYLPEQSRVQKRDGFIVQGDDVVTWAFGHVLEQAEPGDYNERYKRWNAADLPIVPEEWRLLITKSSEKQFHTIRKLIEEADEIVNAGDPDREGQLLIDEILLFVNNTKPVKRILLNALDEKSIRSALADLRDNKDFYNLQQSALARARADWLIGMNLSRAYTLQQRRQGNKVTFPIGRVKTPTLALVVRRERELENFVPVDYFTLKVLYEHANGSFWATWQPKDEQVGLDPEGRLLNKAIAEELAKRLVDSKTGVIEKREKTKKKEPQKLPLSLSALQVAAGKAYGYDPQQVLDTAQKLYEKKLTTYPRSDCDYLPNNQYGDRKAILQNLSQNSGVIGEWAKGANQSIKSRAWNDKKITAHHAIIPTTVACNISSLPTMERNIYFLIAQSYIAQFYPEHEYEQTRLTVGQEGEQFVAHGRVITVLGWKALFQKPKKNESNTDEMDSDNSDVENSENASEITSAGKKRPAIEESGELPTVKKGDTLVMDNYAIDPKQTKPPSRFTAATLLQAMKEIHKYVKNEDLKKQLKAVSGIGTEATRATIIDELINRKFMSVKGKKKIIQPTELGYLLVDALPEEMLYPDETALWEERLAAMSEGADTLDSFLTDQIAFLKRLIEKANNGLTVDGLDTDGFNIASTVRTVKRQAPLNGNKGTNNDSTYAAVRQPLSEEELSKLADCPACGQGKLQLRKGKFGEFYGCTEFPKCRYTQPVGGTNQNRQNGEGRTASGTNSLDPQVSMALQEAQANGTLEYKCPRCGEGYLVPVNRNGRVNWTCSNQLQCRTIVADVDGKPIKFST encoded by the coding sequence ATGAGATTATTTATTGCCGAAAAGCCGAGTATGGGGCGAGAGATAAGTAAATATTTGCCAGAACAAAGTCGGGTGCAAAAACGTGACGGTTTTATAGTGCAAGGCGATGATGTAGTCACATGGGCCTTTGGTCATGTACTTGAGCAAGCCGAACCAGGTGATTACAATGAGCGGTATAAACGCTGGAATGCAGCTGACTTGCCCATTGTGCCAGAAGAGTGGCGTTTATTAATTACCAAGAGTAGTGAAAAGCAGTTTCATACGATTAGAAAGCTGATTGAAGAGGCTGATGAAATTGTCAATGCTGGTGACCCGGATAGAGAAGGGCAATTATTGATTGATGAAATTTTACTGTTTGTCAATAATACAAAGCCGGTAAAGCGTATATTACTAAATGCACTTGATGAAAAGTCGATTCGCTCAGCTTTGGCTGATTTGCGAGATAATAAGGATTTTTATAATTTACAACAATCAGCTTTGGCAAGGGCGCGGGCTGATTGGTTGATTGGGATGAATTTGTCTCGAGCATATACATTGCAACAGCGTCGACAAGGTAATAAAGTTACATTTCCAATTGGGCGGGTGAAGACACCTACACTAGCATTGGTGGTACGACGTGAACGAGAATTAGAAAACTTTGTCCCCGTTGATTATTTTACGTTAAAAGTATTATATGAACATGCTAATGGGAGCTTTTGGGCGACGTGGCAACCAAAAGATGAACAGGTCGGCTTGGATCCAGAAGGACGGTTACTAAATAAAGCCATTGCTGAAGAATTGGCAAAACGGTTAGTCGATAGTAAAACGGGTGTAATTGAAAAGCGCGAAAAGACGAAGAAGAAAGAACCTCAAAAGTTACCTTTGTCCTTGTCAGCGTTGCAAGTAGCAGCGGGTAAAGCTTATGGGTATGATCCGCAACAAGTATTAGATACTGCTCAGAAATTATATGAAAAAAAATTGACGACCTATCCTCGTTCTGACTGTGATTATTTGCCAAACAATCAGTATGGTGATCGTAAAGCTATATTGCAGAATTTAAGTCAAAACAGTGGCGTTATTGGTGAATGGGCGAAAGGAGCTAATCAGTCGATTAAATCTCGCGCTTGGAATGATAAAAAAATTACTGCTCACCATGCTATTATTCCGACTACTGTAGCCTGTAATATATCGTCATTACCAACGATGGAGCGGAATATCTACTTTTTGATTGCTCAGTCTTATATAGCACAATTTTATCCTGAACATGAATATGAGCAAACACGCTTAACCGTAGGGCAAGAGGGTGAACAGTTTGTTGCCCATGGACGTGTGATTACGGTGCTTGGTTGGAAGGCTTTGTTTCAGAAACCTAAAAAAAATGAATCGAATACGGATGAAATGGATTCAGATAATTCGGATGTGGAAAATAGCGAGAACGCTAGTGAGATTACCAGTGCTGGCAAGAAAAGACCGGCGATTGAAGAGAGTGGTGAACTCCCAACGGTAAAAAAAGGCGATACGTTGGTAATGGATAATTATGCGATTGATCCTAAACAGACGAAGCCACCAAGTCGTTTTACGGCAGCTACGTTATTGCAAGCTATGAAAGAAATTCATAAATATGTGAAAAATGAAGACCTTAAAAAGCAGTTAAAGGCTGTATCGGGCATTGGTACGGAAGCAACGCGAGCGACTATCATTGATGAATTAATTAATCGTAAATTTATGTCTGTAAAAGGTAAAAAGAAAATTATTCAGCCTACCGAGTTAGGGTATCTATTGGTTGATGCCTTACCTGAAGAAATGCTATATCCTGATGAAACCGCTCTTTGGGAAGAACGGTTGGCTGCAATGAGTGAAGGGGCCGATACATTAGATTCTTTTTTGACGGATCAGATTGCCTTTTTGAAACGCCTCATTGAAAAGGCCAATAATGGACTTACCGTGGATGGACTTGATACAGATGGTTTCAATATTGCGAGTACCGTACGTACGGTGAAGCGTCAGGCCCCGTTAAATGGAAATAAGGGTACTAATAATGATTCAACATATGCTGCAGTACGTCAGCCTTTGAGTGAGGAGGAACTTAGCAAACTTGCAGATTGTCCAGCTTGTGGTCAAGGAAAATTACAGTTGCGTAAAGGTAAATTTGGTGAGTTTTATGGTTGCACAGAATTTCCTAAATGTCGGTATACGCAGCCAGTAGGTGGGACTAATCAAAATAGGCAAAACGGTGAAGGCCGTACTGCTAGTGGTACTAATTCACTTGATCCTCAAGTATCGATGGCTTTACAAGAGGCTCAAGCTAATGGCACTTTGGAATATAAGTGTCCTCGTTGTGGTGAGGGCTATTTAGTCCCTGTTAATCGCAATGGGCGCGTGAATTGGACCTGCTCGAACCAATTACAGTGCCGAACCATTGTGGCGGACGTGGATGGAAAACCTATTAAATTTTCTACCTGA
- a CDS encoding DEAD/DEAH box helicase, producing MKSFQTLGVVPELIEALAKQGIKEPTPIQEQAIPPAFKGHDLIAMAQTGTGKTLAFLLPVLQRIHVDVFQEQALIIAPTRELVKQIADEAKNIGDILGVDVLPLIGGRTIEGQLQQLGRRPHVIIGTPGRLLDHATRGSLILDTVRRIVLDEADQMLHMGFLPDVESLIERTNANRQLLLFSATVPDRIRSLAKAYMKKPMSVTVKGNNVTLDTIEQRVIMVKPEEKLERLMAQIKEDNPYLAIVFCNKKEGAIRLSYELTAAGFNIGELHGDLTQGRRTQILRDFARARTQILVATDIAARGIDIEGISHIYNFDVPHDVDYYIHRIGRTGRAGTSGIAITYATQADEPWLRRIERAIEATLTKYTTDGQVKTKGRAQAPKKATTTKKPSIKSNYQATKAKRHKATGHKGANTRRRRSR from the coding sequence ATGAAATCATTTCAAACCCTTGGTGTAGTACCTGAATTAATTGAAGCCTTAGCAAAACAGGGAATCAAAGAACCTACACCAATTCAGGAGCAAGCCATTCCACCAGCCTTTAAAGGTCATGATTTAATCGCTATGGCCCAAACAGGTACAGGCAAAACGTTAGCCTTTTTATTACCAGTCTTACAACGTATTCACGTAGATGTCTTTCAAGAGCAAGCGCTTATCATAGCCCCTACTCGCGAGTTAGTCAAACAAATTGCAGACGAAGCAAAAAATATTGGTGATATATTAGGTGTTGATGTACTTCCACTGATTGGTGGACGTACTATCGAGGGGCAGTTACAGCAATTAGGCCGCCGTCCTCATGTAATCATTGGCACACCTGGTCGTTTACTCGATCATGCAACTCGAGGTTCTTTAATTTTAGATACTGTTCGACGCATCGTACTCGATGAAGCTGATCAAATGCTTCACATGGGCTTTTTACCTGATGTAGAATCCCTCATTGAACGAACGAATGCCAATCGCCAATTACTGCTTTTCTCCGCCACCGTACCTGACCGCATCCGCAGTCTTGCCAAAGCTTACATGAAAAAACCAATGTCCGTCACCGTAAAAGGCAATAATGTTACCTTAGATACAATTGAACAACGTGTTATCATGGTAAAACCTGAAGAAAAATTAGAGCGCTTAATGGCTCAAATTAAAGAAGACAATCCTTATTTAGCTATTGTTTTCTGCAATAAAAAAGAAGGAGCCATTCGTCTTTCCTATGAATTAACGGCCGCTGGTTTCAATATTGGCGAACTTCATGGCGATTTAACACAAGGTCGACGCACTCAAATCTTACGTGACTTTGCTCGTGCTCGTACACAAATTTTAGTAGCCACTGATATTGCGGCTCGTGGCATTGATATTGAAGGAATTAGTCATATCTACAACTTTGATGTTCCTCACGATGTGGATTATTATATCCATCGTATCGGCCGTACTGGCCGTGCTGGTACTAGTGGAATTGCCATTACCTATGCTACGCAAGCTGATGAGCCTTGGCTACGCCGCATTGAACGGGCTATTGAAGCTACCTTAACCAAATATACAACCGATGGGCAAGTAAAAACAAAAGGTCGTGCTCAAGCCCCTAAAAAAGCAACAACTACTAAAAAACCATCCATTAAATCTAATTATCAAGCGACTAAAGCTAAACGACATAAAGCAACTGGACATAAAGGCGCGAATACAAGACGGCGTCGCTCTCGGTAA
- a CDS encoding FeoA family protein — protein MKPGEAGVIKKLHGSGNIKHRLVDMGLVPGTFVRVMKFAPLGDPVEIKVKNFDLALRVSEAETIDIEVSQEA, from the coding sequence ATGAAACCAGGTGAAGCAGGTGTGATTAAGAAATTGCATGGATCTGGTAACATCAAACATCGTCTTGTTGACATGGGGTTAGTACCAGGGACTTTTGTGCGCGTTATGAAATTCGCGCCCTTAGGTGACCCAGTAGAAATTAAAGTGAAGAACTTTGATTTAGCCTTACGTGTTAGCGAGGCAGAAACTATTGACATTGAAGTAAGTCAGGAGGCCTAG
- the feoB gene encoding ferrous iron transport protein B, translating to MSEQNTTSIRIALAGNPNCGKTTIFNNITGAKQHVGNYPGVTVEKKEGECTFSGKDLLFIDLPGTYSLTARSLDELVARNVIINDEPDVLVNVIDASNLERNLYLAAQLLELERPLVMALNMSDVAKDMGVNIDIKKLSELTGATIVETIGRDNVGTKELLQAVIDVAKEAKKPSATIDYGPTLEPAIDEVMVELEKAGTISYPLRWVAIKLLEADADVVKKVQAFDHTEAALAKAEQWREILKDKVDLEIIFQEFRHSFAVATYNDSLQGTPKEIETKSDRLDKVLTHRVLGLPIFMIVMWLLFNFVNEVGAYPQGWIEDGFTALGEWATTVIPEGQLQSLVVDGIIAGVGAVLSFVPLIVLLFLGIAFLEDTGYMARAAFVMDRIMRACGLHGKSFIPLLIGYGCSIPAIMGARILDNNRDRMITILVSQFMTCSARLPVYTLFIGAFFPVAQRGTALFAIYFAGIILAVVMAKVFRKFLFPGESEPFVMELPPYHMPTLKSVLMHMWERAWLYVKKAGTFILAASVLIWFLASYPQEVQYSEDFDAAREQVTQEYQAKDDATLLQYGIATEAQKEPIMALVDQMTTIQEEQDAAAEEAGVEEEEIGDEGLNGQVVETSTEEEVAPEVPDYFNDLQVANASEFPVAWAIYLNNQDKEEALGEIDQKEASEKLEGSYVAMIGKTIEPIMRPLGFDWKMSVSLVTALAAKEVMVSTLGTIYAVGADEENEKPLQEYLRTDPSFTPLVAVGLMMFVLIYPPCFAAMAVFKREAGGWGWLGFFMVYSTALAWVAAFIVYNGGHLLGLH from the coding sequence ATGAGTGAGCAAAATACCACATCCATCCGCATTGCATTAGCGGGGAATCCGAATTGTGGTAAAACGACAATTTTTAATAATATTACCGGTGCTAAGCAGCATGTAGGTAACTATCCCGGTGTAACCGTGGAAAAGAAAGAAGGGGAATGTACTTTTAGCGGTAAAGATTTACTCTTTATTGATTTACCAGGTACATATAGCTTAACAGCCCGTTCCTTAGATGAATTAGTAGCTCGTAACGTCATTATCAACGATGAACCAGACGTGTTAGTTAATGTTATTGATGCCTCTAATTTGGAACGTAACTTATATTTAGCGGCGCAATTATTAGAATTGGAACGCCCGTTGGTTATGGCTCTTAATATGTCTGATGTGGCTAAAGATATGGGCGTAAACATTGACATTAAGAAATTAAGTGAATTAACAGGCGCTACGATTGTTGAAACCATAGGCCGTGACAATGTGGGTACTAAAGAATTGTTACAGGCAGTTATTGATGTAGCGAAAGAGGCTAAAAAACCAAGTGCTACTATTGATTATGGTCCAACATTAGAACCAGCAATTGATGAAGTTATGGTGGAGCTTGAAAAAGCGGGAACTATTTCGTATCCATTGCGTTGGGTAGCCATTAAGTTATTAGAAGCTGATGCAGACGTAGTAAAAAAAGTACAAGCTTTTGATCATACTGAAGCAGCTTTGGCTAAAGCAGAACAGTGGCGTGAAATATTAAAAGATAAAGTAGATTTAGAAATTATATTCCAAGAATTCCGTCATAGTTTTGCTGTAGCTACTTATAATGATTCTTTACAAGGCACACCGAAAGAAATTGAAACAAAATCGGATCGTTTAGATAAAGTGTTGACACATCGTGTGTTAGGTTTGCCTATTTTCATGATTGTTATGTGGTTATTGTTTAACTTCGTTAATGAAGTGGGGGCGTATCCACAAGGCTGGATTGAAGATGGCTTTACTGCTTTAGGTGAATGGGCGACAACGGTGATTCCAGAAGGACAGTTACAGTCGTTAGTTGTGGATGGTATTATAGCTGGTGTTGGCGCCGTATTGAGCTTTGTACCATTAATTGTATTATTATTCTTGGGGATTGCCTTCCTTGAAGATACTGGCTATATGGCGCGAGCAGCGTTTGTAATGGACCGCATCATGCGTGCTTGTGGTTTACATGGTAAATCCTTTATTCCACTTTTGATTGGCTATGGCTGTAGTATTCCTGCTATTATGGGGGCCCGTATTTTAGATAATAATCGAGATCGTATGATTACGATTTTAGTGTCGCAGTTTATGACTTGTAGTGCGCGATTGCCAGTATATACTTTGTTTATTGGGGCCTTCTTCCCAGTAGCGCAACGTGGTACGGCACTATTTGCCATTTATTTTGCAGGGATTATCTTAGCCGTTGTTATGGCTAAAGTATTCCGTAAGTTCTTATTCCCAGGTGAGTCTGAACCATTTGTAATGGAATTACCACCTTATCATATGCCAACTTTGAAAAGTGTGTTAATGCATATGTGGGAACGTGCTTGGTTATATGTTAAAAAAGCGGGTACATTTATTTTAGCCGCTTCCGTGTTGATTTGGTTCTTAGCATCCTATCCTCAAGAGGTTCAATACTCTGAAGATTTCGATGCAGCTCGTGAACAAGTAACACAGGAATATCAGGCGAAAGACGATGCAACCTTGTTACAATATGGTATTGCTACTGAAGCACAGAAAGAACCAATTATGGCTCTTGTTGATCAGATGACAACCATTCAAGAAGAGCAGGATGCAGCAGCTGAAGAAGCTGGCGTAGAAGAAGAGGAAATTGGTGATGAAGGGTTGAATGGTCAAGTGGTTGAAACTTCCACAGAAGAGGAAGTAGCTCCAGAAGTACCTGATTACTTTAATGATCTTCAAGTAGCTAATGCAAGCGAATTTCCAGTTGCTTGGGCCATTTACTTAAATAACCAAGATAAAGAAGAAGCTCTTGGTGAAATCGATCAAAAAGAAGCGTCTGAAAAATTAGAAGGTTCTTATGTTGCTATGATTGGTAAAACGATTGAACCAATTATGCGTCCACTAGGGTTTGATTGGAAGATGAGTGTATCTTTGGTAACAGCTTTGGCTGCTAAGGAAGTTATGGTAAGTACACTCGGCACAATTTATGCAGTAGGTGCTGATGAAGAAAATGAAAAACCATTACAAGAGTACTTACGTACTGATCCATCCTTTACACCACTTGTTGCGGTAGGTTTAATGATGTTTGTGCTTATCTATCCACCATGTTTTGCGGCTATGGCTGTCTTTAAACGTGAAGCTGGTGGCTGGGGCTGGTTAGGCTTCTTTATGGTGTACTCAACGGCTCTTGCTTGGGTGGCAGCATTTATCGTATATAATGGTGGTCACTTACTTGGACTTCATTAA
- a CDS encoding FeoB-associated Cys-rich membrane protein, translating into MENLIVYLIGLIAVLFVIRKAYKTVSGKGGCGCGCGGNSTGKKDHESSTGCGCGCGCSGSK; encoded by the coding sequence ATGGAGAACCTAATAGTTTATCTTATCGGATTAATCGCTGTATTATTTGTTATTCGCAAAGCTTACAAGACTGTATCTGGTAAAGGCGGTTGTGGCTGTGGTTGCGGTGGCAATAGCACTGGCAAGAAGGATCATGAATCATCCACTGGTTGTGGTTGCGGTTGTGGGTGTAGCGGTAGCAAATAA
- a CDS encoding DUF6110 family protein has product MFNVDKNKVKNANLFAAGLALGTVGLKVLTSKDAKKVYANVVAAGLRAKESVMETAEKVQASSGSILADAQEINENRRKEEALFEEEEEEKGE; this is encoded by the coding sequence ATGTTTAACGTAGACAAAAACAAAGTAAAAAATGCTAATTTATTTGCAGCTGGTTTAGCGCTTGGTACAGTAGGTTTAAAAGTATTAACCAGTAAAGATGCTAAAAAAGTATATGCTAATGTAGTGGCTGCTGGTCTTCGCGCTAAAGAAAGCGTTATGGAAACAGCTGAAAAAGTACAAGCTTCTAGCGGTAGTATTTTAGCAGATGCTCAAGAAATTAACGAAAATCGTCGTAAAGAAGAAGCGTTATTTGAAGAAGAAGAAGAAGAAAAGGGTGAATAA
- a CDS encoding heavy metal translocating P-type ATPase: MLKFSVIQRLSKRLHVRCTGRLFNDAEAAYVESILMQQPAIEKAQFFTRSRDLIIQHTGDEIAVRDALVALNTLDFTQAPALTEYSPRLVNKKYKESMLNQTLVYLGKKLLLPAPINMVWSWFNALKFAKTAVTMLWHRKLTVEVLDGVAITVSLLRGDVSTAGAIMYLLGIGETLEEWTLRKSVLNLAESMSLNVDKVWVKVDGVEVSRPVAEVVEGDQVVLRQGEVVPLDGVVLEGVVLVNESSMTGEPEPVRRDEGCSVYAGTVVEEGTCVIEVRGNSKSSRYEQIVALIEESEQMKSGMEQKAFHMADKLVPISFAGTLLTYLLTRNTMKALSFLMVDFSCALKLSIPLAVLSAMEEASKRGITVKGGKYLEQIAAADVIVFDKTGTLTKAEPVFEDIITFDGNDADDMLMLAACLEEHFPHSMAKAVVNAAEQHNLPHKEKHSSKVEYIVAHGIASKVGNRKCRIGSAHFIFDDEKTVIPDGEQDKFDNLPSGFSHLYLAISGRLAAVLLIKDPIREEAKQVIQDLHDLGIKKVVMMTGDSQRNAERVAQEIGIDEVHAEVLPGDKAAYVKQAKEEGYTVMMIGDGINDSPALSEAHVGIAMNEGAPIAQKIANVTVSSDDLSSIVDLRRIAMKLMDRIQFNYNSIVGVNGALVGLGLFQVLTPSTTAWMHNMFTLGIGLRSMTPLLPAKKDSTDEMAIETEAQVVA, encoded by the coding sequence ATGTTGAAGTTTTCGGTTATTCAACGATTATCGAAACGTCTTCATGTTAGATGCACCGGTCGCTTATTTAATGATGCAGAAGCTGCCTATGTAGAGAGTATTTTAATGCAGCAACCTGCGATTGAAAAAGCACAATTCTTTACTCGTTCACGGGATTTAATCATTCAACATACTGGTGATGAAATTGCTGTGCGTGATGCTTTGGTAGCTCTTAATACATTAGATTTTACTCAGGCCCCCGCATTGACAGAATATTCACCAAGATTGGTTAATAAAAAGTATAAAGAGTCTATGCTTAATCAGACCCTTGTGTACTTAGGTAAGAAACTACTATTGCCAGCACCCATTAATATGGTTTGGTCGTGGTTTAATGCCTTGAAGTTTGCTAAAACAGCAGTGACTATGCTATGGCATCGTAAATTAACCGTTGAAGTACTAGATGGTGTAGCGATTACTGTATCCTTATTGCGTGGTGACGTTTCAACCGCTGGGGCGATTATGTATCTCCTTGGTATTGGTGAAACTTTAGAAGAGTGGACGTTACGTAAATCTGTACTTAATTTAGCTGAAAGTATGTCTTTAAATGTTGATAAAGTATGGGTTAAAGTTGATGGCGTAGAAGTGAGTCGTCCGGTTGCTGAGGTAGTAGAAGGTGATCAGGTGGTACTTCGTCAAGGTGAAGTTGTGCCATTAGATGGCGTAGTGCTTGAAGGCGTCGTACTTGTTAATGAAAGCTCTATGACAGGTGAACCTGAACCGGTTCGTCGTGATGAAGGTTGTTCTGTTTATGCGGGCACAGTCGTTGAAGAAGGCACTTGTGTTATTGAAGTGAGAGGGAATTCTAAGTCTTCGCGCTATGAACAGATTGTAGCTTTGATTGAAGAGTCGGAACAGATGAAATCGGGCATGGAACAAAAAGCCTTTCATATGGCCGATAAATTAGTGCCTATTAGTTTTGCAGGGACTCTTTTGACCTATCTTTTAACGCGTAACACCATGAAAGCATTATCCTTCTTAATGGTGGACTTTTCATGTGCTTTAAAACTGAGTATTCCATTGGCGGTATTGTCGGCTATGGAAGAAGCCTCTAAACGCGGAATTACCGTTAAAGGTGGTAAATATTTAGAGCAAATTGCAGCCGCTGATGTAATTGTATTTGATAAGACGGGCACACTAACAAAAGCAGAACCTGTTTTTGAAGATATTATTACCTTTGATGGCAATGATGCCGATGATATGCTTATGCTAGCGGCTTGCTTAGAGGAACATTTCCCTCATTCTATGGCAAAGGCTGTTGTGAATGCGGCTGAACAACATAATTTACCGCATAAAGAAAAACATTCCTCTAAAGTAGAATATATCGTAGCACATGGTATTGCTTCTAAAGTGGGCAATCGTAAATGTCGTATTGGGAGCGCTCATTTCATTTTTGATGATGAAAAGACTGTGATTCCAGACGGAGAACAAGATAAATTTGATAATTTACCAAGCGGTTTCTCTCATTTATATTTAGCTATTAGTGGTCGTTTAGCGGCTGTGTTACTTATTAAAGATCCAATTCGTGAAGAAGCTAAACAAGTCATTCAAGATTTACATGATTTAGGCATCAAAAAAGTTGTCATGATGACGGGCGATAGTCAGCGAAATGCTGAACGAGTGGCTCAAGAAATTGGCATTGATGAAGTACATGCCGAAGTATTGCCTGGTGATAAAGCCGCCTATGTAAAACAGGCGAAAGAAGAAGGCTATACAGTGATGATGATTGGTGATGGGATTAATGATTCACCAGCTCTATCAGAAGCACATGTAGGCATTGCTATGAATGAAGGGGCTCCTATTGCGCAGAAGATTGCGAATGTAACAGTATCTTCTGATGATTTAAGTAGTATTGTTGACTTACGTCGTATTGCTATGAAATTGATGGATCGCATTCAGTTTAATTATAATTCTATTGTAGGGGTAAATGGCGCCTTAGTTGGATTAGGTTTATTCCAAGTATTGACACCAAGTACGACTGCATGGATGCATAATATGTTTACGCTAGGCATTGGTCTGCGTAGCATGACACCATTATTACCAGCTAAAAAAGACAGTACTGATGAAATGGCTATTGAGACAGAAGCTCAAGTTGTAGCGTAA